A window of the Apostichopus japonicus isolate 1M-3 chromosome 8, ASM3797524v1, whole genome shotgun sequence genome harbors these coding sequences:
- the LOC139972034 gene encoding protein YIPF4-like isoform X2: protein MTSSPRSFKTSYSARDAAPATSYSSLNYGMSTSQTSDDFILVGQTTSAKSDDTMNQNQGLYSEATPESKEDVALELGEMSFGDDEESEGSSVRHRGGAASSFLQQKGYGWLLEVDEDDDDDEDTPLLEELDIDLKDIYYKLRCVLFPCPSLGFQRKIVRDSPDFWGPLLVVMMFAVVSVYGQFRVVSWIITIWIFGSLIIFLLGRVLGAEVNYSQCIGVIGYSLLPLIIAGLLSPLVHSLFYVWTVIQVICVCWAAVSSLWLYLIYYRYYFLLFLQVICVCWAAVSSLW from the exons ATGACATCAAGTCCCAGATCCTTTAAAACCTCCTATTCTGCAAGGGATGCGGCACCGGCTACATCCTATTCATCACTGAATTACGGGATGTCAACTTCGCAGACTTCAGACGATTTCATACTTGTTGGACAAACCACGTCAGCAAAATCAGACGATACAATGAACCAAAACCAAGGGCTGTACTCGGAAG CCACACCTGAGAGCAAAGAAGATGTAGCACTTGAGCTAGGTGAGATGTCCTTTGGTGATGATGAAGAAAGTGAAGGATCAAGTGTGAGGCACAGAGGGGGTGCTGCATCAAGCTTTCTACAGCAGAAAGGTTACGGTTGGCTGCTGGAAGTAGACgaagatgatgacgatgatgaagaTACTCCTCTGCT gGAAGAGCTCGATATTGACTTGAAGGACATATACTACAAGTTGCGATGCGTTTTGTTTCCTTGCCCATCCCTAGGATTTCAGAGAAAAATTGTCCGAGATTCACCTGATTTCTGGGGTCCATTATTGGTTGTGATGATGTTTGCTGTTGTTTCAGTCTATGGACAGTTTCGG GTTGTTTCCTGGATAATAACAATTTGGATTTTTGGATCTCTCATAATATTTCTTCTTGGAAGGGTTCTTGGAGCTGAG GTGAATTATTCACAGTGTATAGGTGTGATTGGCTACTCCTTGCTGCCGTTAATAATTGCTGGTCTGTTATCGCCATTGGTTCATTCTTTGTTCTACGTCTGGACTGTAATACAG GTAATATGTGTCTGTTGGGCTGCAGTATCATCTCTTTGGTTATATCTCATTTATTATAGATATTATTTCCTGTTGTTCCTGCAGGTAATATGTGTCTGTTGGGCTGCAGTGTCATCTCTTTGGTGA
- the LOC139972034 gene encoding protein YIPF4-like isoform X1 → MTSSPRSFKTSYSARDAAPATSYSSLNYGMSTSQTSDDFILVGQTTSAKSDDTMNQNQGLYSEATPESKEDVALELGEMSFGDDEESEGSSVRHRGGAASSFLQQKGYGWLLEVDEDDDDDEDTPLLEELDIDLKDIYYKLRCVLFPCPSLGFQRKIVRDSPDFWGPLLVVMMFAVVSVYGQFRVVSWIITIWIFGSLIIFLLGRVLGAEVNYSQCIGVIGYSLLPLIIAGLLSPLVHSLFYVWTVIQVICVCWAAYSAGSLLVQEELATKKPLLLYPILLLYIYFFSLYTGV, encoded by the exons ATGACATCAAGTCCCAGATCCTTTAAAACCTCCTATTCTGCAAGGGATGCGGCACCGGCTACATCCTATTCATCACTGAATTACGGGATGTCAACTTCGCAGACTTCAGACGATTTCATACTTGTTGGACAAACCACGTCAGCAAAATCAGACGATACAATGAACCAAAACCAAGGGCTGTACTCGGAAG CCACACCTGAGAGCAAAGAAGATGTAGCACTTGAGCTAGGTGAGATGTCCTTTGGTGATGATGAAGAAAGTGAAGGATCAAGTGTGAGGCACAGAGGGGGTGCTGCATCAAGCTTTCTACAGCAGAAAGGTTACGGTTGGCTGCTGGAAGTAGACgaagatgatgacgatgatgaagaTACTCCTCTGCT gGAAGAGCTCGATATTGACTTGAAGGACATATACTACAAGTTGCGATGCGTTTTGTTTCCTTGCCCATCCCTAGGATTTCAGAGAAAAATTGTCCGAGATTCACCTGATTTCTGGGGTCCATTATTGGTTGTGATGATGTTTGCTGTTGTTTCAGTCTATGGACAGTTTCGG GTTGTTTCCTGGATAATAACAATTTGGATTTTTGGATCTCTCATAATATTTCTTCTTGGAAGGGTTCTTGGAGCTGAG GTGAATTATTCACAGTGTATAGGTGTGATTGGCTACTCCTTGCTGCCGTTAATAATTGCTGGTCTGTTATCGCCATTGGTTCATTCTTTGTTCTACGTCTGGACTGTAATACAG GTAATATGTGTCTGTTGGGCTGCGTACAGTGCCGGATCACTGTTAGTCCAGGAAGAGCTGGCAACGAAGAAACCGCTGTTACTTTACCCGATCCTGTTACTGTACATCTATTTCTTCTCGCTGTACACGGGAGTATAA